From one Chryseobacterium sp. 3008163 genomic stretch:
- a CDS encoding DUF6146 family protein encodes MKNLILIIIFTIIPLNFTAQSSPKNEKEDPAMKPEKNDDGEWELTVIDTQFDYFLNAIAKPINQYSESTLKSRNRMLVTEWNSYYNSGRYRNVIESSIDYDPRENYGIKFEYKLYQVFAYVNWKYKLRMTGLSASDATRF; translated from the coding sequence ATGAAAAATTTAATCTTAATTATAATCTTTACAATTATTCCGTTGAATTTTACTGCACAATCTTCACCTAAAAACGAAAAAGAAGATCCTGCAATGAAACCTGAGAAAAATGACGACGGCGAATGGGAACTTACCGTGATTGATACCCAGTTTGATTACTTTCTGAATGCCATTGCAAAACCAATCAATCAGTATTCTGAATCTACACTGAAAAGCAGAAACAGAATGCTCGTTACAGAATGGAATTCTTATTACAACTCAGGCAGATACAGAAACGTGATAGAATCTTCCATTGATTATGACCCAAGAGAAAACTACGGAATCAAGTTTGAATATAAATTGTACCAGGTTTTCGCCTATGTCAATTGGAAATACAAACTCAGAATGACCGGTCTTAGCGCATCAGATGCCACAAGATTTTAA
- a CDS encoding endonuclease, with product MKKYLILFTALCFSFSFSQQKQVKRAAVAFLNVENLWDTIPSADYIDGTLPFSNPKFHRSVPLDSLKFLETTEDYKGEWNNELLVGKKVIRRQILAEDFTANSPKRWGTKYYNQKLANEAKVISELGRQYTNDNPAICGLIEVENRQVIEDLIKQPVLAKSNYGIVHYNSYDARGIDIAIIYQKNRFIVQDSYTKEIKIYNEDGKRQYTRDVLVVIGLLDGEKMAVFMNHWPSRSGGESVSQPKRNAAAAVLKNEMDKLSLEHPGIKLISMGDYNDDPVSPSLKKHLGSVGDPSELSDKSPYYNLMYKLYKAGVASLAYRDAPNLFDQIIISKNLYSSEKLTPTYSLFKAEIYAPSYLVNKDGQWKGYPFRSWDGDRFTGGYSDHFPAVSVIQKEYIKK from the coding sequence ATGAAGAAATATTTAATCCTTTTCACAGCACTTTGTTTTAGCTTTTCTTTCTCACAGCAAAAGCAGGTAAAGAGAGCAGCAGTAGCATTTTTAAATGTAGAAAACCTTTGGGATACTATTCCATCTGCAGATTATATCGATGGAACATTACCTTTTTCAAATCCTAAATTCCACCGAAGCGTACCCTTAGACTCTTTGAAATTCTTGGAAACTACCGAAGATTATAAAGGAGAATGGAATAATGAACTTTTAGTAGGAAAAAAGGTAATCAGAAGACAAATATTAGCAGAAGACTTTACAGCAAATAGCCCTAAAAGATGGGGTACAAAATATTACAATCAGAAATTGGCAAACGAGGCTAAAGTAATTTCTGAATTGGGAAGACAATATACAAATGATAACCCGGCAATTTGCGGCCTTATAGAAGTTGAAAACAGACAAGTAATTGAAGACCTTATAAAACAGCCAGTTTTAGCAAAAAGCAACTATGGAATTGTACATTACAACTCGTATGATGCAAGAGGAATCGATATCGCAATCATCTATCAGAAAAACAGATTTATTGTACAAGATTCTTACACCAAAGAAATTAAGATCTACAATGAAGACGGAAAAAGACAGTATACAAGAGATGTTTTAGTTGTAATAGGACTATTAGATGGTGAAAAAATGGCCGTATTTATGAATCACTGGCCTTCTCGAAGTGGTGGTGAATCCGTTTCTCAACCAAAAAGGAATGCTGCCGCAGCTGTACTAAAAAATGAAATGGATAAATTATCATTAGAACATCCAGGCATTAAATTAATATCAATGGGAGATTACAATGATGATCCTGTAAGTCCGAGTTTAAAAAAACACTTAGGATCGGTTGGCGACCCAAGCGAATTATCAGATAAATCGCCTTATTACAATCTTATGTACAAATTGTACAAAGCTGGTGTAGCATCTCTAGCCTACAGAGACGCTCCAAATTTATTTGATCAGATTATTATTTCAAAAAATTTATATTCATCAGAAAAATTAACTCCTACCTACAGCTTATTTAAGGCGGAGATATATGCCCCTTCTTATTTAGTTAATAAAGATGGACAATGGAAAGGCTACCCTTTCCGTTCTTGGGATGGTGACAGATTCACAGGCGGATATAGTGATCACTTTCCGGCAGTGTCAGTAATTCAAAAAGAATACATCAAAAAATAA